ATTACCGGATTCGATGCACCCATCGAGCAGGTAATGTACCTCGACCGTGTCATCACGGACCATAATTTGCTTCAGGCTATCGCCCGAGTTAATCGCGTAGGTGAAGAAGGCAAAGACAAAGGGTTTGTTGTAGATTACGTAGGTGTCGGCCATCATTTGAAGGACGCGATAAAGAGCTACGACGAGCGTGAACAGGCAGAGGTCGTGAAATGCTTGTCTACGCCAGCAGAAGAACTAAATGAACTCGTCGCGGCAAGCAATAGCCTGAAAGAAATGCTTGCAAAGCACGGATTGACGAACCTGTCTGATCACGATGCCTTCTTCGACCTCTTTTACGACGAAGACGTTAGATATGATTATCTTGAGGCCTTCAAGAAGCTTACAAAGAGTTTGAACTTAGTGTTTCCGCGCAAAGAAGCGCTCGAATATCTTAACGAGTATCAGTCATTATCCGAGATTAATGCGCTTGCCGCTTCTCACCTGAACGACGACCGTCTTAGTTTGAAGGGCGTCCCCGCGAAGTTAAGAAGAATTACGGATGCGCATCTTGTTTCAAAAGGCATCGAACAGAAGGTCGCGCCTATTTCCATTTTTGATGACTCGTTTATCGAAAACGTCAAGAAGCGCAGTCGGGCAAAGACAAAAGCCGCTGAAGTGGAACATGCGATTCGTCACCACATTGAAGTGAACATAAATGACGACCCAGAGCTATATGCTTCTTTCGCAGAGGCGCTAGAGCGCATTTTCCAAGACTTCAAGGACAACTGGCAGGCAATTTTCGAGGAGCTAGAGAAGCTAAGAGCGAGAATAAGAAATCTGCCGCAGCCACCTGCCGGGCTGACCCGAAAGAAACACATGCCATTCTTCCGAATTCTTGCAAGAGAAATCTACGGAAAACGTTTTGGCGATGACACATTTACAGATGAAGAAGAAGACAATTTAGTCGAGCTCACACACGAAGTTGTTGAGACAATCGTCCGTGAAACCAAACTAATCGGCTTTTGGGATAGCACTCCTTCACAGAACAGGCTTGAAGCCGACCTTCAGGGGATACTGTTGTCTGAGCGGTTTAGCAAGTTGCCCAACGTTTTGGATAACTGGAAACCGATTAGATCGCGGCTCATGGAGAAAGCCTATACTTCTCGCGACATTTTGTCGTACGCCTAGTTACAATGACAATCACATACGAAACGCGACACTCAAAACGCAAAACCATTTCGATAACCGTCGAACGGGACCGTTCCGTAGTGGTACATGCGCCATTGGGTACGACAAAGGGAGCCATCGACCGTATTGTCGAAAAGAAGAAGTCATGGATAAAGGAAAAACTCCGGCATCCCTTGAAGTATGACAATGAAAAGCGACCTGTTGAATTTGTTTCAGGCGAATCTGTGTACTACATGGGCAGAGAATATCGACTTGAAATTCGCAAGGGCGGCAACGAGACAATCGAAATTCAAGGGTCATTCATTGTTACAAGTTCAAGTAGGGAGCGTGCACGAGAAGTATTTCGCAATTGGTGCAAGTCCGAGGCTCGCGAGAGATTCGTGCCACGCGTCCACGAAATTGCGAAACGACTCGGAGTTTTACCAAGCCGCGTATCGATCACGGACTCCAAATACAGGTGGGGATCCTGCACTCCGAAAGGTACTGTAACTCTAAATTGGAGACTTGTGAAAGCTCCCCCTACAGTAGTTGATTACGTGATAGTACACGAATTAGCGCATCTCAAAGAACTCAATCACTCTCCGGACTTTTGGACGATCGTAAAGACGCACGCCCCGAAACAGAGAGAAGCGAGGGAGTGGCTGAAGCAGCACGGAAGTGCTCTGGAAGCAAATTTCTAATACGCTGCTCCATACACGAGCATCATACAAAAGTATCTCATCGCATGAAAATGCCAAAACTCATACATGATTTCGCAACACCGATTCTCGGTTAATCACCGAGGACAGAGTACCTGTGAAGCTGCGAAATGTTTCGTTTACAGTTTGGCTCCAGAGCCACAGCAAGAAGGACCCCGAGGAGAAATGGCTTCGCGAACTTTACCCGTGGCCAGTACTTGCGCAAGTAGACTACGATGAAAGGCAAATTGGCAAGCCCCAAGTAATTGAATTTGATGGTGCCGGGTACTTGATTACTCTAGAGTCCATGAAATGGCAACCGACGCATGGCACCTATAGGTATCGTTTACACGTTGAGTCAGACGGGCTTGGGTGGCACGCAAGATCGTATTCAGATAGGTTTGATTTGTGCGCAACTCCGGACGGCTTGTTTGTGACACTTTTTCACACAAGCAGACAAGAGCCACTCGAAAGAATTGCGAGGGCGTTCTTTGCGCGCCGATGGGAAGATATTAATCCAAGGTTGTTCGAGAATCTTGCTGTATCTCGATTTCTAGCTGCAAGCATCGTTGCACAAATAGTAGAAGACCTTTCTTGGGAGATTCCGCTTACGCACTACCCAAACGCACGTCTTTCAGGAACTGTGGCGCCAATGTTCGCAAACGGCAACAACTTATGGCTGGGGTATCGCTTCTTGTCGGAAACTGCTTACGCATGGGCGCGAACGGCCGCCTTGATGTCCCAGCAAGTAGTTGCTTTGTACTTCGCTGATACGAAGTACCAGTACAAAGTCGATTTGCCACAAAATGCCAGAGTCTTGTCAGTCGTTGAAATGGATAAGAACGAGCTCGGAGGTCGCTACCACGACTACATACGCATTCTCCTGCGAGGATTAGAGCTACCTAATGGCGTTTCAAATATCGACCTACTCAGTTCCATAGTTGAGGGACGGATTGAGTCTCCTCCGATCTCAATCTCGGAGGCAGATGTAAACGAGTCACTAGCGGCCCTAAAGTGTCCTTGTTTCTCAAAGTCTGAGCTCCGCTATCAACTTGCCGCTGCAGTTGTTCTGAACGCATGGATCGAAGCAGAACGACTCCTAGGCTTTGTTAAGCGGAAGAAATTCTATGCCTTTAAGCAAAAGGTTGGTACGCTAGCGCGGTGGGCCAGTGAGTTCAGTCCTCCAGGTGTACAAGTGTGGACAGAGGTCATTGACAAGGATCATGGAGCAGTTGTCTACATTCGAATCGACAACGTCGACTTTAGCTTTCATGCAATTCCAAGTCAAGACAAGTGGAGCAACTCAAAAACGCCTACACCTGCTTGGAGCGGTGTTCGCTTGAAGCCCATTGCTCCTATCGTCTTAAAGTGGGCCAGATCAATGCGTGATTCAAACGTCTAATGTCTTGGCTAAGAAGAACTTTGCTTCTGATCGAGAAGTGGCGGGTGCTTTATACCACGGTTAGACCACATAACACACTGGGCTATCCGCCACCCGCGCCGGAAGCAGAAAACAATAGCTTCCGTCTCCGCCAAGCTGCGACGGAAGTAACCAAGTGTAATCCTACAACTGGTACAGAGAATGGGGGCAGACCATTGTGACCTTCGTTTGGACCAAAAACTCACTGAAGATACAAAGCGAGAGTAAGGCATAGCCTACAATCAATAGAGGGCATTCTATGAAAGCGATTATTACGTGGATCGTCATTACGGTGACTTGTCTAATCGTAATGCCGACGCTGGGTTGGAATCCGTCCGACTTCTTTCACCAGTACTGGCCTAAACCTGTTGCATCTTTTCTGTCATTCTTGGCAAGCGCAAAATTCCTATTGCCAGTTGCAATACCTGTTTGCATTTCTGGCTTGTTCGGAAAGAGTCGTCCGACGACAAAAGAATTTTACAGACATCGTCCAGTCTGGGTGTTCGTTTCGTTTGCTACCGCTGCTGTTATCTGGTTGATAATGCTAGTCGGCTGGAAGACAGAGATTACAATGCCCAACTCTACCACGCTTGGCGCAGATGGTATTAGGTACGATTGGCTGTCGCGACTAGGTGTGATAGTTTTGCTTGCTGGCGTGGCAGCATTTTTCATCAAGAGGCCATTGACATCCAGTTTTTTCAAAGATTTGCGCCAACAAGCTTCAGGAGACAATGGTTCGATCTCAAGGACAATCACCGGCGGTGTGCACTGGTGGAGCTTGATCTCTCTGCTGGGTACCGCTACGCTGGCGTTCATAAGTTTCGAGTGGTTGTCGCTCGACTCGTCGCTTGCATGGAAGTTGATTGTCATTGTTCCGGCATTTCTGTGCTTTTGGCTGGTGGGAGGTGTGATGGTGTTGCATGTCAATGAGATAGGCATACTAACTTCGTACAATAACCCTAACCCTCATCCTTGGGTCCTACGCCGTTCAGTTGACCATCAAAAGGGTTACATTGAGCAGGACGCCTATCATACGGATAAAACAAAGGATTCTGACGGTACAGTTCTGAGGACAGGATTGAACATTTATTGCTTACCGTTCTGGCTTCCTTTTATCGGAATCACTCTCTTAACGAGAGAAATCGAACAACGCTTCGGTACAACTCCCCTATTCCCGACGAAGCCAGTTGCGAGTGACGGACAACCAGATGACCCCAATCGGAGAAGACTCGTTGGCCCGAAAGTGCAGATAAAATTTCGCATGCGCGTTTGCTGGAACGAGGCACCTTTTACTTTTTTACACATATCCTTTTCTGAACAGAACAATATTCGCCAGAATGCAGTCAAAGCGCTTTCCGCTTTGATGGTTAATAAATTCAGCGAGATGAGTGTTGAAGAGGTATACACTTTGCTCCATTACACTCCCTATCGTAACACGGGTAGTGGTGATGCTAATCGTATCACATCCGATTTAGCTGAAACGCCATGGGATAGGTTTCAAAGTGAAGCAGCGCGCCTTCTCTTTCAGGAGTTCGGTGCCAGAGTAATAACGATTCAAATTGAAGACATTAATCTAGATCCCGATCTTGAAAGAGCTATTCAGGCACAGGCTGCGGCCACTACAGAAGTGGAACGCCAGACGATCCTTGGGCAAGCCGAGGGGCGTAGAGAAGCCAGCCTGATAAAGGACTTTGCTCGACAAGTTTTCGGAATTCCCGCCAATCAGGAAGTTTCTGAAGCAAAAATGTTGGAAGCATTAGCGGAGTACAACAAACTAAACAAATTCAGAAACTCCAACATAGTGATTGACGGGAGTGACGAAAGGCGGCAAATTATTCTGGGCATTGATTATAGCCGAACACGTTAGTCCGAGTTGCCCCCGGCAGATTGCTGTCCACATCTACATTGCCTCATTCACTTGGCTGTTTGCCCCCCGCTGTTGCTCCTTCACTGTTTTAGTCAGCGCTTTTGGCACAAAAGAATAGGGACAACATGCCCGACCTAAACCACCTTCAACGCGCACTGCGCATTCTTCAGCGGTTGATGACTCACGATCGAGTCACAGTTGCGGAACTGCATGAACTGCTAGACAAACAGGTCGATAAGCGTTCGATTCAACGGATGTTGAATTCCATAGAAGGCGCGAATATCCCGTTGCGATTTGAAACCGGAGCACATGGTGTTCGGTACTACAGATTGCAGCGGGAATTTGATTTTGTGCCGATGATGCTGGAGCCGGATGACTTGTTGGCGGGCATTCTTTTGGGACAGTTCAAAGAACTGTTTCAAGGCACAAAGATTGGCGACAATATCAAACGTGTCTTTGAACGCATGGAGCAGCTCGTGCCGCCCGATGGAGTCGAGATCGCTTCAGCATTCTGGGATGTCAATGATGCTTTCTCGTATCACGAAGCTGGTCGAGTCGACATCAAGCCATTCAGCCACGTCCTGATGGACCTGTTCAAAGCACTTCTGGCGCGCAAAGTGTGTTGGGTGAAGTACAAAGGGAAGTCGTATCAGATTCATCCATACAGTCTGATTCTGCATACCGGATCGCTCTACGCAGTCGTCTTTCAACCTTATCACAAGTCGTACATCTATCTGTCGTTGCCACGCATCGAGGAGATTACGCCGACTGACGAGATCTTTGAACGTGATCCCAAGTTTAGCCTAAGAGAGTTTATGAAGGACAAGTTCGGCATCTGGTCGGACAAGCCTGCGACAGTGAAAATCAAATTCGCCAAGCTTGTTCGTCCGTCAATAGAAGGACGCGTCTGGCATCACAGTCAGTCGATAAGAGAACTTAAGTCCGGTGACATCGTACTCACAATGAAAGTAGGTATTACGGAAGAACTGATTGCGTGGATTCTGCGATGGGGGAAGTATGGAATCGTGCAGTCCCCTAAGAAGCTGCAAGACAGAATCAAGCGGACCCTAAGAGAAACTCTGAAGAGTTACAGATAGCACGTCATGATTTGTCGCTCTGGCTGGTATTTTTCAGCCATGAAGACAACATCTCCCACCCCAAAGCCCGGCCGCAAGATCGTTATCGATCTTAAGTCTGTTCCTGTTAACTACAAAGCGGCAACGAGGTTATTCTGTCAGCGATATCTAACCGCAGCACTACGAATGTACTCATGGAATGTGACCAAATGTGCAAAAGCGCTTGGAATCAGCAGGAGGACATTGCAGCTCAGGATGAGGCAGTTTGGAATTCAGGAGGGCATGAACATCGAGTCCAATGCGCATTTCATCACTGCAAAAGAAACCTCAATGGCTATTGACTCCGATTCGGCATTAGAACCTACTTCCTTAGATGTCAGCAGCCGGAGTGAAAATGTCGTCCAATAACGGCTATCGATATCTGTCCAAGTCTAGGCTAATGGCACTTCATCAGTGCCCATTGCGGCTTTGGAACGAGGTGCACCGACGCGATCTGATGCAGGCGCCGTCAGCAGAAGCCCAAGCTCGGTTTGACGCTGGAACGATGGTTGGTGAGCTTGCTCGCGATCTCTATCCCCAAGGTAGGTTGATAGCGGAGAAGTACTGGGAAATCGCAATGGCCAAGATTCACACAAACGAAGCACTGGCCGACAAGTCCATTCCGGCACTGTTTGAACCGGCGTTCGAGTATCGGCAGACCCGCGTACGCTGCGATATTCTCGTTCGTGGAAAAGGCGGCTGGCAGCTCTGGGAAGTCAAGAGCGTAGTCAATCCCAAAGAATACCACGTGCTTGACGTTGCAATTCAGGCGCATGTACTGAAGAAGTCGATGGAGGCGTCCGGGAGCGACTGTAATTTCGAGAATATTGGCGTAGTCCATCTAAACAATGAATATGTCTACGACGGCAAGAAGTATGATGCAAATAGTCTCTTCAGCCGATTTGAGTGCTTAGATGAAGCGTTGGACATTGAGATTCCAGTTGAAGACTTGATTTCTGAGGGTCTAGAAATCGCCACGTCGACAATACCGCCGCAGATTAAGCCTGGCGGTCAATGCACAGATCCTTACGACTGCCCATTCCTTGGCAGTGCCTGTGATGTGCCGGAACGGCATCCACTGATGTTGGTGCCAGGCGTTGGTCCGGCCAAGCTTGAGAGTCTTATTGCACAGGGAATCAACACACTGGACGATCTTGCAGCCAGCAGCGTAGTCTTAAATGGCCCCCAGCAGCGCATGATGAAGGCCGAAGAGACTGGACAATGCGTGGTCGAACCGACATTGTCTGAATATCTGGCGGCAATAGGATATCCCAGATATCATCTTGACTTCGAGACGTTCATGCCTGCGCTTCCTAGATACAAAGGTACGCGGCCATTTCAGGCGCTGCCGTTCCAGTACTCAGTTCATTTCGAAGAATCTGAACGACGACCTGCACAGCACTTTGGCTATCTGCATTCGGAAGATTCAGATCCAAGGCGGTTGCTCACCGAGCATATGCTTGATGTCCTTGAACAGCACCCAGACGCGCCAGTCCTAATGTACACAGCGTACGAGAAACGGGTTCTCAATGCGCTTGCAGATGAACTTCCTGAATACGCAGACCGATTGAATACCGTCGCTGATCGACTCGTTGATTTGTGTGCCATCGTCAAGGACAATATCTACCATCCGGACTTCAACGGCAGCTTTTCTATCAAAAGTGTATTGCCTGCCTTGGTCCCGGAACTCGGATACGATGATCTTGAAATTGCGGATGGTACAGCGGCTTCGCTGAAGTACATGGAGATGATCGAGCTAGCCAAGTCTGACAAAACTTCGGCGAAGGTGATATTGAACCAGCTTTGGGAGTATTGTAAACGCGATACGGAGGCGATGATTGCCGTCGTGTCACGGCTTAACATATTGTCAGCGGGTATTTGATACTGGGCTGCCCTATTTCATACCAACATGAATCAATTGATTTGCGATCATACTAATATGTAGTAACGCGTAAGAACTGTAAGAACAATGGCAATTAGACGAAAGCAGCACATTCCCACTTTGCGTGAAATTGTCCGGCGGATTCCCAAAGAAAACGACCTTTTCTCCGAAGTGTTTTCACGTGAGTCAGTAATAAATGCGATCGACCGGCTTTTTGTCAAACGCAACATGTATGGATACAGCAGTTGGTTTGTGCTGGAATGTGCTGGAGAGTTATCCCGACAGTACAGCGACCTCGCAGCTGCCATGCTTGAACGTGCTGCAGACTACATTCTTGAACGCGATGGCCTACGAAGTGCAGATGAATGTCAGAATCTGGTGTCTGAAGCGGCGACACATTGGCTTATGTCGGACAATATTGCTGAGTACAACGAAACGAACTTGCATCGTATTTCTATTAGCCTTAAGTCAACTAAACAACGTGAGCTTTTTGTTTCAGAGGAACATCTCGGTAGTCTAATTGTGCTGTACGATACAGCAGAAAGATACTTTGAATCAGGTAATTTGGAAAGGGCTCTTGAGACGTTTCAGCTATTTATGAGAGAGATGGAAGTCGAAGAACAGTACGTGGCGGCCGGTGATGCAGCCTTAAGATGTATGTTGGTTTGTGCTGCATTGGAGAATTGGCCTAAGACCCAAGATTTCGCCTTGGAGTCGCTGGAACTGTATAAGCGATCAGAAGAGGATATGGATCTAGACGATATGCTTCTTTGCAATTACTACACGGGCAAAGCCATGTACTTCATGGCGGCAGCCGCTAACGCTGGCAGTATTATAGATTGTCTTACTTTCTGCAAAGAGGATGATGAAGACAGAGAGATGCTCACAAGAAACGGAGTTGACTTCCGCGAGATGGATCAAATGCTAGCGAGATGCCATGCAATACGAGGCGAACTGTGCTTTCAGAAATGGGCCTATCAAAACAACTCGACGCTTCTCAGCGATGCTGAGGCTGATCTAATAAAGTCAGCAGAGATGCTTGAGGAAGAGCCGGAACGCCCGCGCAGAGTACTGGCACGAGTGTACGCCGCATTAAGCACCGTCTATAGTGCAAAAGGTAGCATAGATGAAGCAGCAGAATATCGCGAAAAAGCTCTTAGATTCGGATTTGATTTATCCGAAGAATAATGTATTAGTATAGTTTGCATTGGCTCCACGACGGGTGGCGCAATAAGAATGCGATATTGAAGAGTAATGGGCAGCACCTACGAAGCAACGTGCCAGTCTTGTAACCATCACTTTGATTTCCAAATTAGCGGAGGCATGACATTCCACTATCTGCACTGCGACAAATGTGGGGCTGGTAAGGCCATCGCCTTTGACGAACTTGAAGTTGTTGCTGGCGAACCACAATGTCCTGGGATAAATTTAGATCACAATTTGAAAGTTGAATGCGTTGCAGACAAGTGTCTTTGTGGGGGACACTTTCGATTCAATGCGCCAGTTCGATTCCCATGTTGTCATTCAACTGATGTCGATTGGGACGAAGACAATCCGCAAGAGAACTATGACTAGAGGCATAATACCAGACAGTTCACAGATCGCGTTAACCACAATTCGGGCTTCGCAGTGAACCCTTTCGGGGGCCTCCGTACTCTTGCTACATTAATACCGAAAGGTTCGCTGGGTTACCAACTGTTCGCGCCGGGGACAGAAGAACAATTGCTGCCGTCTCACTCCGCCGGACGGCAGTAAGTATGCCTAATCCTACAACTGGTACAGAAATATGGGCAGACCAACCTAGCCTACCCAACCTTGCCGGGTCCCTTTCCTGCTGATCAATATGTCGCGAATCAACTGCAAAAATGGCATTTTTGATAGGTCCTATTGCTGCAAAGCAACTTATCATTCAAGAAAGGGAGATTCTG
This region of Calditrichota bacterium genomic DNA includes:
- a CDS encoding M48 family metallopeptidase, with translation MTITYETRHSKRKTISITVERDRSVVVHAPLGTTKGAIDRIVEKKKSWIKEKLRHPLKYDNEKRPVEFVSGESVYYMGREYRLEIRKGGNETIEIQGSFIVTSSSRERAREVFRNWCKSEARERFVPRVHEIAKRLGVLPSRVSITDSKYRWGSCTPKGTVTLNWRLVKAPPTVVDYVIVHELAHLKELNHSPDFWTIVKTHAPKQREAREWLKQHGSALEANF
- a CDS encoding WYL domain-containing protein, yielding MPDLNHLQRALRILQRLMTHDRVTVAELHELLDKQVDKRSIQRMLNSIEGANIPLRFETGAHGVRYYRLQREFDFVPMMLEPDDLLAGILLGQFKELFQGTKIGDNIKRVFERMEQLVPPDGVEIASAFWDVNDAFSYHEAGRVDIKPFSHVLMDLFKALLARKVCWVKYKGKSYQIHPYSLILHTGSLYAVVFQPYHKSYIYLSLPRIEEITPTDEIFERDPKFSLREFMKDKFGIWSDKPATVKIKFAKLVRPSIEGRVWHHSQSIRELKSGDIVLTMKVGITEELIAWILRWGKYGIVQSPKKLQDRIKRTLRETLKSYR
- a CDS encoding DUF2779 domain-containing protein, with the translated sequence MALHQCPLRLWNEVHRRDLMQAPSAEAQARFDAGTMVGELARDLYPQGRLIAEKYWEIAMAKIHTNEALADKSIPALFEPAFEYRQTRVRCDILVRGKGGWQLWEVKSVVNPKEYHVLDVAIQAHVLKKSMEASGSDCNFENIGVVHLNNEYVYDGKKYDANSLFSRFECLDEALDIEIPVEDLISEGLEIATSTIPPQIKPGGQCTDPYDCPFLGSACDVPERHPLMLVPGVGPAKLESLIAQGINTLDDLAASSVVLNGPQQRMMKAEETGQCVVEPTLSEYLAAIGYPRYHLDFETFMPALPRYKGTRPFQALPFQYSVHFEESERRPAQHFGYLHSEDSDPRRLLTEHMLDVLEQHPDAPVLMYTAYEKRVLNALADELPEYADRLNTVADRLVDLCAIVKDNIYHPDFNGSFSIKSVLPALVPELGYDDLEIADGTAASLKYMEMIELAKSDKTSAKVILNQLWEYCKRDTEAMIAVVSRLNILSAGI